A stretch of the Neisseria sp. DTU_2020_1000833_1_SI_GRL_NUU_006 genome encodes the following:
- a CDS encoding multidrug transporter MatE, whose amino-acid sequence MFEAFILGFWIIWSSGRNVRAVSEGLGFTIIAILVRQLSAFDMPMIDTYWMVFNGALWAFASTVFYIVGRFSGSFMTSCVFAAIAGVGYFQLLQHLPKWVHNWLA is encoded by the coding sequence ATGTTTGAAGCATTTATTTTGGGCTTTTGGATTATCTGGTCGTCCGGCCGCAACGTGCGCGCCGTCAGCGAAGGTTTGGGATTTACCATCATCGCCATCCTCGTCCGCCAGCTTTCCGCGTTCGATATGCCGATGATCGACACCTATTGGATGGTGTTTAATGGCGCGTTGTGGGCATTTGCCAGCACAGTGTTTTATATCGTCGGACGCTTCAGCGGCAGCTTTATGACTTCCTGCGTATTCGCCGCCATTGCAGGCGTCGGCTATTTCCAACTGCTCCAACATCTGCCCAAATGGGTGCACAACTGGCTGGCGTAA
- the hisA gene encoding 1-(5-phosphoribosyl)-5-[(5-phosphoribosylamino)methylideneamino]imidazole-4-carboxamide isomerase produces the protein MLLIPAIDLKEGRCVRLKQGLMEQATVFSDLPAETALHWFKQGARRLHLVDLNGAFAGVPQNFPAIKDILAAVAKDIPVQLGGGIRDLETIEKYLDLGLNDVIIGTAAVRNPDFVREACKTFPGQIIVGLDAKDGMVAIDGWATVTEHHVIDLAKRFEDDGVNSIIYTDIGRDGMMSGVNIDATVKLAQAVAIPVIASGGLTNLDDIRALCAVEKHGVAGAITGRAIYEGSIDFAQAQQLADSLA, from the coding sequence ATGCTGCTGATTCCCGCAATCGATTTAAAAGAAGGCCGCTGCGTGCGCCTGAAACAAGGTTTGATGGAGCAGGCGACGGTGTTTTCCGATTTGCCCGCCGAAACTGCGCTGCATTGGTTCAAACAAGGCGCGCGCCGTTTGCATTTGGTGGATTTGAACGGTGCATTTGCCGGCGTTCCGCAAAATTTTCCCGCCATCAAGGACATCCTCGCTGCTGTTGCCAAAGACATTCCCGTACAGCTGGGCGGCGGAATACGTGACTTGGAAACCATTGAAAAATATTTGGATTTGGGATTGAACGACGTCATTATCGGTACGGCGGCGGTAAGAAATCCTGACTTCGTGCGCGAGGCGTGCAAAACGTTTCCGGGGCAGATTATCGTCGGGTTGGATGCCAAAGACGGCATGGTGGCGATAGACGGTTGGGCGACTGTAACCGAGCATCATGTGATTGATTTGGCGAAACGTTTTGAAGACGACGGCGTCAACAGCATTATTTACACCGACATCGGCCGCGACGGCATGATGAGCGGCGTGAACATCGACGCAACCGTCAAACTGGCGCAAGCCGTTGCCATTCCGGTTATCGCATCGGGCGGTTTGACCAATTTGGACGACATCCGAGCTTTGTGTGCCGTTGAGAAACACGGCGTGGCGGGTGCGATTACCGGTCGTGCGATTTACGAGGGCAGTATTGATTTTGCCCAAGCGCAGCAGTTGGCGGATTCGCTGGCATAA
- the hisF gene encoding imidazole glycerol phosphate synthase subunit HisF: MALAKRIIPCLDVKDGRVVKGVNFLGLRDAGNPVDVAKRYNDEGADELTFLDITASSDNRDTILHVIEDVASQVFIPLTVGGGVRTVADIRRLLNAGADKASINTAAVTNPDLVNEAAGFFGSQAIVVAVDAKAVNPENTRWEIFTHGGRTPTGLDAVEWAVEMQRRGAGEILLTSMDRDGTKQGFNLPLTRAVSEAVDIPVIASGGVGNVQHLIDGIKEGKADAVLAASIFHFGEVSIRDAKLAMREAGIEVRL, translated from the coding sequence ATGGCACTGGCAAAACGCATCATCCCCTGTCTCGACGTTAAAGACGGCCGCGTCGTCAAAGGCGTAAACTTTCTCGGTTTGCGCGATGCGGGCAATCCCGTCGATGTCGCCAAACGCTACAACGACGAAGGTGCGGACGAGCTGACCTTCCTCGACATCACTGCCTCCTCCGACAACCGCGACACCATTTTGCACGTCATCGAAGACGTTGCCTCACAGGTTTTCATTCCGCTGACCGTCGGCGGCGGTGTGCGCACCGTAGCCGACATCCGCCGCCTGCTCAATGCAGGTGCGGATAAAGCCAGCATCAACACCGCCGCCGTCACCAATCCCGATTTAGTCAACGAAGCCGCCGGATTTTTCGGCTCGCAAGCCATCGTCGTCGCCGTCGATGCCAAAGCCGTCAATCCCGAAAACACCCGATGGGAAATCTTCACCCACGGCGGGCGCACGCCGACGGGCTTGGACGCAGTCGAATGGGCGGTTGAAATGCAGCGGCGCGGCGCGGGCGAAATCCTGCTCACCAGCATGGACAGGGACGGCACGAAACAAGGCTTCAACCTGCCGCTGACCCGCGCTGTCAGCGAAGCAGTCGACATTCCCGTCATCGCCTCAGGAGGCGTCGGCAATGTTCAGCATCTGATTGACGGCATCAAAGAAGGCAAAGCCGATGCCGTGCTTGCCGCCAGTATTTTCCACTTCGGCGAAGTCAGTATCCGCGATGCGAAGCTCGCCATGCGCGAAGCTGGA